ACGTAACTACCCTGGGGCAAGGCTGTGTTCCCCAGGCTCCAGGCGATGCGGGTGGATTAGGCACGCGTTCTGCGTGCGGTGCCCGCCCACATTTCACTGGCTGCTTCCGCCACCGTCTTCCCCAGTGAAGCTCCGCCGGCTCAAGCTTGTGTCGCCGCTTCGCTGGCTTAAGCCTACGCTTCTGTCGCCGCTCCCCAGCTCAAGCCCACATTTGTTCCTCCGCTCCGCCGGCTCAAGCCCACGTTTCTGTCTCCGCCCCGCCGGCTCAAGCTCTAATCACTAAGTCTTCATCCTCCCCCAGCCTGTTTTTGGGGATCCAGCCCCTGTAGTGGCTTCATCCCCTGACTCTGCTTTGCCTTGTGGGGAGGGAACCAACTTCCTGTCATTGTTGCCTTAGACCACGTCGGCGGGGTCCCAGGTCTGACGCCCAGGTAGGGGTCTAATTCCACGACCGAGATTCCCCATACTCCAGCAAAGAATTCGTCCTTTAATCCAGACGACACCCCCACCTTCATCGCAGGTATGTCTGACAGTCTCTTCTCACGAATCCAACACAAATGCTCACCCCCAGTCATGTTCCTCCTGGTGCACTTTCTGAATACCGCCGACGCAACCATCGACCCAGATGCCAGTGGACATGTTCTTCAGAAAACGGCGGCCCTGGACCTTAGGTCAGCTGCACTTTATGAGGCCCGGAATTACCACGGTCTGTTCCTGCCGGTCTTGAGTCCTAGTTTTATTTACCTTGTGACATGtcatcagttcctgttttacttttgcCACTTCCCGTCCTGCCATAGGCAGTTAGCCTTGCTTTATCATTACTCCCTAGCTGCAGTCAATCCATTCATATCATGTAAGTCCTGCCGTGTACCAGTTGTGGATCGTGTTTTGACCtagccttgcctgctccctttctgTACAGTTGCCTTAATCTTGTTACGGAAGATAAAACTGTCACACTCACAACATGTGCAATATTGTGAGTGTGACACGAGTGTGTaatgcacagtacagtatgtttcacaAGAGCGTTCATCATTGTTTAAAGTGCTTCTTGGTGGCCATAGGTTGGTCATCCCTGTTATAGATCTTtgacattattttaataataatgtattgATGTGAAAGATTAAATCTCGATGTAGACTGCAAGCAGGCTTTCCATATTAACATGTTGAAGAAATGACACCTATACTCGCATACATTCCCTTTTCTCTTGACAATAACGTTTGCACCTCCAGTTATcagcaaattaaattaaaaatgaaaaagtacAACTTAGTTATTAAGTTACTTCTCCTTAtgatattaaatgttttctacACTTGCACTAAACTCAGCTCTGAGTTTAATAGTAGTGTTTGGTGTGTTTTAGCTTTAGGAATTCATTACTGCACACACATTGGCTCCAGGTCCCATGTTTCCAACGTCATTACTGGGATAAGAATATAAAACGCTTACACATCATGTAAAGGATGAACAGATTGCTTTTTTCAACAAATAGCACTATTTTAATAATGTATTGTGCAGTATAAAAATGAAAGGCAACAAACTCTCATTTTGACATGGGTAATATATCAGTGATTACTATACTTATACTCTCTGGGTTCAACGGCACAGCAAACTACAGAATCACTCTTTTTACTCTCACTTCATTGTGTTATTGTATCATATTGTTGGCGAATTTGACtataattattacaataattGTGGATAAAAGCCTTCATGAGCCCATGTACATCTTCTTGTGTAACCTGTGCATCAATGGACTTTATGGAACCGTTGGATTTTATCCCAAGTTCCTGAATGATCTGCTGCTTTCCACTCAGGTCATCTCTCAGGCTGGATGCCTTCTGCAGGGTTTTGTCTTACACTCCTCAGCTGGTGCTGATTCTTCTCTTCTCGCTCTAATGGCCTATGACAGATATGTGGCCATATGTCACCCTCTGGTTTATCACTCTGTGATGACTAAACAAAGGATTAGTGTGTTAGTATTCTTGGCTTGGCTTCTTCCTTTGTATTTGCTGTTAATGAGCACAGTCACATCAATATCAACGTTGTGTGGCTCCATCATACCAAAGATCTATTGTGTTAACTATTTAGTTTCTAATCTTGCTTGTTCTCCATCCATAGCAAAGGATATTATTCCAGTTATTAATTACTCTTTTTATGTTTGTGATGCAGGTTTTGTTGTTTGGACTTATATCTATATGATCAAGACCTGTTTAAAATCCACTGAGAACATGAATAAGTTTATGCAGACGTGTGTACCACATGTGTGTGCTGTAATGGTTTTCAgtctgtctttgctttttgatttgttgtacATGAGATTTGGTTCTAAAGATTTATCACAGCATGTCCAGAACTTCATGGCAATGGAATTTCTTGTTATTCCTCCAATCATTAATCCgctaatttatggtttcaaatTCACAAAAATAAGAAATCGAATTCTGTTTGTGGACAAAGTTTTCAGACCAAAGttgcaaagtaaaaaacaatCACTCTGTCATTTGTAAATTACCAGCATTTACACAGTGGCCAGGACAGAAAAGGCAGAGGAAATACAGTAACAATGGCCTTGCACAACaaccacttacagtacagtacagatcaCATTTGTTATTAAGTGCTACATGTACATAAGAAAAAGATCGTTGTGATTTCAGGACCTCCTCTCATTATAactcatgtttcatgttgttgaacggtgtctgtagcttaaagtatgctgaagtagtaaagctgaaagaagaaaaagctgaagagtatttgaaaatgttttcccattcatttcaatggagaatatttttatgaaaaaagcttaataactttaaaaatatgaaagatatgaaaaaGCTGTATGtaagcacacttctccttaaaaaccTGAATATTTTGATTTTCAATGGCTTCTGTAGCTGAAGGTATGCAGGagtagttagatgcagaaaaacgtacagaataataataatacctagataaagcatttccaaaagaaaatgcacagtaaatgcttccatgctgaatgtattcctgaagaattgctgaaataGCTTAAACATTTACTACaaatgaaaatagctcaagcatatAAAGTATAGATAAATGTTTCTGAAGAGAATTAGAAATTGTTTACACAGTGCTGAATATTCgcaaaagaagctgaagtagttgaatttcaaatggaggaaactgcaaaaagatttgctgaaattaaagaactgctgaaaatcaaggaagtgtgtaaaggtttgcttaatttgttgaaatatagccaaatgtatcaaaattgctaaatattgtaattaaatagttttgatttcaaaagCTAAATGAGTAGCTCAacattttggaaatatttaatacagctgaaatttgTTGCAGAACAAGTAGTAgaatttaaattgagaaaagttgaagCTGAACAGTAAAAAAGTTTTactaactagtcataattaactagttAAATGCAGAAAATCAATATTTAGGCTACAgagttagattggtgcttttattttgaaagggatttgaggaagtgtgtgtcctaaattgctaaactggaaaaagcgctcattaagtagttctaaagaacaaaaaaaaagcagtcaaaagcagaaatcaaaaaggtttagagcttattCAGTAGCACCAAAGGTTTAGTGCTCTTATTTAGAAATGATTTACAGAAAACCTGTGtgggtaattgttaaattgtaaaattgactcattaactagtcataataaaccagtaattattTCATATTGAAATAGACTCGTTACCgattcacaattaaccattcaaaagcaaaaattattctattaaagctaaagattgggtttgatgcttttattttaaaaggatttagagatgtgtatgctttatagctaaactgtaaaatagtcttattactTGTCACAACTAACCattcaaaaaaagaaatgacGCTATTAAAGCTCAAagtttggattggtgcttttattttgaaaggatattgtggacacctgtgcaggtaatttctaaacattaaaaaagtCTTATTATCTAGTCATAGATATATACACCAGCTAAACGCAGAAAGATGTTTCTAtgtttagctaaagatctggaatggtgcttttatttttaaaggatttggaggaggtgtgtgtgcttaataactaaactgtaaaacagtcacattaaccagtccCGATAACCTattcaaaagaaaacaacaagaatacagtgaatgctggaagcaaaTTTAGTTAATaagttatttttctgtttgactgatGGAAGTGGTTGGTGTGCTGTAGCTTTAGGAATTCATTACTGCACACACATTGGCTCCAGGTCCCATGTTTCCAACGTCATTACTGGGTAAGAATATAAAATGATTACACATCATGTAAAGGGTGGACAGAGAGAACAGAATGCTGCTTTTTGCTACAAATAGCACTATTTTAATAATCTATTGTGCAGTATTAAAATGAAAGGCAACAAACTCTTATTTTGACATGGGTAATATATCAGTGATTACTATACTTATACTCTCTGGGTTCAACGGCACAGCAAACTACAGAATCACTCTTTTTACTCTGACCTTATTGtgttattgtattatattgttGGCGAATCTGACtataattattacaataattGTGGATAAAAGCCTCCATGAGCCCATGTACATCTTCCTGTGTAACCTGTGCATCAATGGACTTTATGGAACAGCTGGATTTTACCCCAAGTTCCTGAATGATCTGCTGTTTTCCACTCAGGTCATCTCTCAGGCTGGATGCCTTCTGCAGGGTTTTGTCCTACACTCCTCAGTCTGTGCTGATGTGTCTTTTCTTACTTTAATGGCCTATGACAGATATGTAGCAATATGCCGCCCTCTGGTTTATCACTCTGTGATGACTAAACAAAGGATTAGTGTGTTAGTGTTCTTTGCTTGGCTTCTTCCTTTGTATTTGTTGTTAATGAGCACAGTCACAACAATATCAACTTTGTGTGGCTCCATCATACCAAAGATCTATTGTGTTAACTTTTTAGTTTCTAATCTTGCTTGTTCTCCCTCCATCGCAAAGGATATTATTCCAGTTATTAATTACTCTTTTTATGTTTGTCatgcaggttttattgtttggaCTTATGTGTATATGATCAAGACCTGTTTAAAATCCACCGAAAACATGAATAAGTTTGTGCAAACGTGTGTACCACATGCCTTTGCTTTAGCAACTTTCagtgtgtctttgctttttgatttgttgtacCTGAGATTTGGTTCCAAAGATTTATCACAACATGTCCAGAACTTCATGGCAATGGAATTTATTGTTGTTCCTCCACTTATTAATCCAGTGATATATGGTATAAAATTACGAAAAATAAGAAATCGAATTTTGAATTTAGACAAAGTTTTCAGACCAAAGTTACAAAGTTAGAAACAATCACtgagacatttttaaatgactAGCATTTAAGATTGTATAGTACAAAGTTTCCAGGATAAAAGCAAAGGAGCTACAGTGAAAGTGGTCTCACTCAACAACCGCAGCAAAGCTCTTTGGTTTCTAATGTTATGTAAATAattgatttttgatgtttaatgTTGTTTGCTGTGCATTAATTAAGACTTTTATTGCAGATTGTTATTGTCTCCACTGTTTCCTTGACAAAGTGTAAAATGGAAGGGGATGCTTTTTGTTGTTACAACTTTAAGCAGCCTTTTTTTCTTGGTGTGAACACTAACAGATGACCAGCTGTCACACTGTAACAGCATATTTTCCTTTTAACTCTTGTAGTGTTGTTATTTGAACTTTGTTATCTGACTCTTTGTCTCCCCACGTTTTGAATTTTCTATTTCATATTTTTGATTCAATGCATATGTTACATATCAAAAAAGAGTTTTATACGTAATAAAACCTTTTTACAATTTGTctcatgttttctgtgttttggttctTCTCTATGTTCTTTCCTGAGTTTACCTATAAAACCAATTTGAGAATTTTTGTTTTAAACCAAATCACAATCAGATCCGTTTTAAGCATCATAGTTGTAATGTGCGCTGTCTGATAGGGGTCAACATAGCAGCTCTGCCCTCTCTGGTGATACACATCCATCTGTGATGTATTGTGTTTTTGGCAGCTGTCTGTCATGGACAGCATTATATTCCCTGCATGCTAATAACATCACTGGAGGTAATTCCACAATGAATAAATCAAAGGTCGACATTGTTAAAAGTGTCATgacaaatattcatatattattatttgaGTAACTTTTAATTATGATTGTTGTAAACTGCAAATTGTAACAAAAAAGGTGCTCCCACCATCACTGTACCAACACCTCTGATTTCACCATCAGGCTGCCACATGGTTTGTTCTCGCCAGTCATAAGTTATAAATTGATTCatccctttttttaaatgcattttttatttttctcactgttcaaataaacctaCCATTAAAATTATACACTCATCATTTCTTTGTTAGTGAGCAAACATTAAAGACAGCTGGGGTTCAAATATCTTTTTCCTGACTGTATGATTCTTACCCAGAGTCCTTCACTCTCAAAGAGGTTATGTCCACTACTACCCACAGTCCTCAACAGTTCATTCATGACACACCTGTTCACCAGAGACTTTAGTTTACAGAGCAGCAAATGACCAAGAGTATAGTTTTGTAGTTacgacatatatatatatatatatatatatatatatatatatatatatatatatatatatatatatatatttttttttttttaaatcatcattCTATTACATTgtattacatactgtactgtttttttaagcagtgtgttgtggaaaaaacacattaaaatattaGATCGCTGCTGCACTTTCACAGCATGTACATGGAGACGCTGAAGTCGGCTGAGAAGAGAAATGATTGGAAGCCAGAGTAATTTTGGTAGGTTAAAAAAAAGTTCATCAAGACACTGGATTGAGTCATAGACGTAGGTGGAACAAAGGGTAGTCACTGTCTGCTGCATTTAAGGACTGACTGCTCTTGCTGATTTCTAAATTCACAGCTCACACAAAATGTCCAGCTAGATATTTTGATACAAGGAATCATTTCAAAATGAGCAACACATCTAGTCTATTTGTGTTCTCACTGTCTGGCTTCAGCTCCACCGTCAACTACAGATTtactcttttctctctcactttACTATGTTATTTTCTAATCCTGATGGTAAACGTGTCGATCATTTCAACTATAATACTGGATGAAAACCTCCATGAGCCCATGTACATATTTTTGTGTAACCTATGTGTCAATGCACTTTATGGAACTGCAGGCTTTTACCCTAAATTTGCTTATGATCTTTTATCTGAAATTCATATTTTGTCATTTGCTGGATGCCTTTTTCAAGTTTTCATCCTGCATTCGTATGCTAAGGTCGACTACTCTATTCTAGTGCTGATGGCTTATGACAGGTATGTGGCTATATGTCGACCTCTGGAATATCGCCGTGTTATGTCTGTGAGAGCCACGGCTCTGCTGGTCACTTTGTCCTGGCTTGTACCGCTCTGCTGTGTGGCTCTTGTCGTGGCTTTGACATCCATGCTGAGATTTTGTGGCTCACAGATCCAGAAGCTTTACTGTGAAAACTGGACGATTGTTACACTTGCTTGTAGTTCAACATCAGCAAACTATATAGTTggactgttttttattttattctatacGGCGCATGTAGTATTCATTGTGTGTTCATATCTGTGTTTGGTGAAGTCAGCTCTAAAGTCTAGAGAGGGCAGGAGAAAGTTTGTACAAACGTGTGTGCCACATTTATTTTGTCTCTTCAACATCTCTGCCGTTTTACTTTTTGATTACTTGTATTCAAGGTTTGGATCAGCATCTTTACCAGAAAGTGTTCAGAACTTCATGTCTGTACAGTTTGTTATTATTCCTCCTATTCTCAACCCTGTTATTTATGGAATGATCCTGACTAAAATTAGATACAGAATCacatatttgttatttattgcaTTTCAAAGATTTAAATTGAGATTGAACATTGATTACTGAGACATTTACAGAAACAAAGACTAATCAGGTGTAATATATTGGTCCTATGATACATAAACCCTTAagataattacagtatattggtCAGTTACTTATGTACTCAATCACATAAATTGACCAT
This genomic interval from Betta splendens chromosome 21, fBetSpl5.4, whole genome shotgun sequence contains the following:
- the LOC114847027 gene encoding olfactory receptor 51E1-like, with the protein product MGNISVITILILSGFNGTANYRITLFTLTSLCYCIILLANLTIIITIIVDKSLHEPMYIFLCNLCINGLYGTVGFYPKFLNDLLLSTQVISQAGCLLQGFVLHSSAGADSSLLALMAYDRYVAICHPLVYHSVMTKQRISVLVFLAWLLPLYLLLMSTVTSISTLCGSIIPKIYCVNYLVSNLACSPSIAKDIIPVINYSFYVCDAGFVVWTYIYMIKTCLKSTENMNKFMQTCVPHVCAVMVFSLSLLFDLLYMRFGSKDLSQHVQNFMAMEFLVIPPIINPLIYGFKFTKIRNRILFVDKVFRPKLQSKKQSLCHL
- the LOC114847029 gene encoding olfactory receptor 52E8-like produces the protein MGNISVITILILSGFNGTANYRITLFTLTLLCYCIILLANLTIIITIIVDKSLHEPMYIFLCNLCINGLYGTAGFYPKFLNDLLFSTQVISQAGCLLQGFVLHSSVCADVSFLTLMAYDRYVAICRPLVYHSVMTKQRISVLVFFAWLLPLYLLLMSTVTTISTLCGSIIPKIYCVNFLVSNLACSPSIAKDIIPVINYSFYVCHAGFIVWTYVYMIKTCLKSTENMNKFVQTCVPHAFALATFSVSLLFDLLYLRFGSKDLSQHVQNFMAMEFIVVPPLINPVIYGIKLRKIRNRILNLDKVFRPKLQS
- the LOC114847030 gene encoding olfactory receptor 6N2-like codes for the protein MSNTSSLFVFSLSGFSSTVNYRFTLFSLTLLCYFLILMVNVSIISTIILDENLHEPMYIFLCNLCVNALYGTAGFYPKFAYDLLSEIHILSFAGCLFQVFILHSYAKVDYSILVLMAYDRYVAICRPLEYRRVMSVRATALLVTLSWLVPLCCVALVVALTSMLRFCGSQIQKLYCENWTIVTLACSSTSANYIVGLFFILFYTAHVVFIVCSYLCLVKSALKSREGRRKFVQTCVPHLFCLFNISAVLLFDYLYSRFGSASLPESVQNFMSVQFVIIPPILNPVIYGMILTKIRYRITYLLFIAFQRFKLRLNIDY